The DNA region ACCGCACGTTCCCTGCCCGACGCGCAGGGCACCGTCGCCCAGGCCGTCGCCGCCACCGAGCAGGGCATCCGGCAGGCGCAGAGCACGCTCGGTGCCACGGGTCGCGATCCCGTCGAGGCGCTGCGCGTCCTCGATGCGGCCAACGCCGCCATCGACGGGGCCATCGCGCACGTGCGCGACGAGCAGGCTCGGATCCAGCGGGCCGCGACCATGCTCGGCGACGCGCTGCAGCGCGCGGGACTGCAGGTGTCCTCGGCGGAGCGGTTCATCCTCCACAGACGCGGCGCGATCGCGGCGACCGCGCGCACGCGGCTGTCGGAGGCCCGGTCGAACCTCGACCGCGCCCACGCGCTCGCCCCATCGGATCCCGTTCAGGCTCTCGCCCACGCCCAGCGTGCGGACTCCCTCGCCACCGAGGCGCTGCGGCTCGCCCAGAACGATTACGGCGGCTGGAACGGCGGAAGCGGAGGCGGCGGAGACACGCTCGGCGCTCTGCTGGGCGGCATCCTCATCGGGCAGGCCACCGGCCGCCGTGGCGGCGGCTGGGGCGGAGGATTCGGCGGAGGCGGCTTCGGCGGCGGAGGATCCGGCGGCAGCAGCGGAGGCGGCGGATTCTTCGGTGGCGGTGGAGGAGGAGGCGGCTTCTCCGTGGGCGGCTTCGGCGGAGGCGGAGGCGGCTTCGGCGGCAGCAGCGGAGGCGGTGGCCACTTCTGACCGGTACCCCGCCTCGTCCACGATCCCCCGTTTGACCTCGCACTGACCAGACACCCGCACGGCAAGACAACAATCCGAGAAGAACAGGAACACACCATGGCCAAGGAATCCATCTTCGGACGCATCTCCACCCTCGTCCGAGCGAACATCAACGCGCTCCTCGACCAGGCCGAGGACCCGCAGAAGATGATCGACCAATTGGTCCGCGACTACACCAACAACATCGCCGACGCCGAGTCGGCCATCGCGGAGACCATCGGCAACCTGCGCCTGCTCGAGCGCGACCACGAGGAGGATGTCCAGTCCGCGAAGGAGTGGGGCAACAAGGCGCTGGCAGCCAGCCGCAAGGCCGACGAGCTGCGCGCGGCCGGCAGCACCGCCGACGCCGACAAGTTCGACAGCCTCGCCAAGATCGCCCTGCAGCGTCAGATCAGCTCCGAGCGTGAGGCCCGCGCGGCCGAGCCCCAGATCGCCGCGCAGACGGAGATCGTCGACAAGCTCAAGGGCGGTCTGAACGGCATGAAGGACAAGCTCGGCCAGCTCAAGACCAAGCGCAGCGAGCTCCTCGCCCGAGCCAAGGTCGCCGAGGCGCAGACCAAGGTGCAGGACGCCATCAGCTCGATCAACGTGCTCGACCCGACCAGCGAGCTGGGCCGCTTCGAGGACAAGATCCGTCGTCAGGAGGCTCTCGCCCAGGGCAAGGCCGAGATCGCCGCCTCCTCCCTCGACGCCCAGTTCGAGAGCCTCGAGGACCTCGGCGAGCTCACCGAGGTCGAAGCCCGCCTCGCCGAGCTGAAGGCCGGACGACCTCAGGCCGCGATCGAAGCGGAATGACCAGGCGGGCGGGCACCGGCCCTCGGCGCCCGCCCCCTTCTCCTCCCGGGAGAGAACATGACCCGATTCCTCATCGTTCCGCAGTGGCAGGGCTCCCCCGCCTCGCGCGCCATGCTTCTCGTGGACGGCGCGACCGCCATCACCGGCGACCTGCCGCGCAGAGACACCACGGTCGTCGACGTGCCGCTCGAGGCGGGTGAGTCGCTGGACACCGGAGTGCACCGCCTCAGCTCGCTGCTGCGGGTCCGCGAGCTCATCGCCGCGCAGCTGGGCGGCGATGCGTCGACGGTGCCGGCGGCGCACACCGTGATGGTCGGCGGCGACTGCAGCATCACCCCCTTCGCACTGTCCGCCATCGACACCTCCGATCTGGCTGTGCTGTGGTGCGACGCGCACCCCGATCTCAACGACCCCCGGTCCTCCCCGTCCGGAGCGTTCTCCGGCATGGCACTGACGGCCATCCTCGGCGGGGGCGAGCCGCAGCTCGCGTTGCGCCCCGGAATCCCTGCGGAACGGGTCGTGCTGCTCGGCGCGCGCAACATCGACGACGGCGAGAGGGCGCGCCTGGCCGCGCTGACGTCGCTGACCGTCGAGGACGCACAGCACCCGGACGCCGTGGCCGCGACCATCCGTGCGACGGGCGCCTCGCGGATCTGGGTGCACGTCGACGTCGACGTCATCGACCCCGCCGAACTCGAGGGCGTGTCCGACGCCGTGCCGTTCGGCGTCGGCGCCGCCGACCTCGCGGCGACGATCAGACGCGTTCGTGAGGACATCCCGCTGGCAGGTGCGACCATCGCCGGGTTCGCCCCGCGCAGCCCGGCCGACGCCGTGCAGGACATGGGCGCGATCCTGCGGCTGATCGGCGCCGTGGCATGAGACCGCAGTGGCAGCTCGAGGCGCAGCGCGTGCTGGAGCGCGGGCGCCGATTCGATCGCCGGATCCCCTCGTTCCTGCTGCGCTCCCCGATCAGCCGGATCGGCTACTGGTGGGGCACCTCCGTCGGCTGGGTATGGGGATCGCTGTGGAGCACCGGCCCCGTGCAGCGCCGTGCGGGACTGTGGATCTTCCGCGGCCTGCCGGCATGGGCGTTCGCTCGAGGCGGGGTGTGCGTGGGCGGTTGCTACCTCACCGGTGACACCGACCCCTCCGACGCGGTGCTGCGCCACGAGGCCGTGCACAGGCAGCAGTGGCTGCGATACGGGTTCCTCATGCCGCTGCTGTACCTGTTCGCGGGCAGGGACCCGATGCGCAACCGATTCGAGATCGAAGCCGGGCTGGAGGACGGCGGTTACGTGCGACGCCCCACGGGCGGGTCTCAGCGGACGGGAAGGCCGTAGCGCTCCGGGGCGTGGATCGCGATCGGATCGACACCGCAGGATTCCGTGAGGTGCTCGATGATGTCGGCGGTGCTGAGATATCCGCCCAGCAGAGTCACCTCGGTGCCGGCCACCGCATCCGACCCATCGCACAGCATCTCGTCGGCCCATGCCGCGGCCGCACGGGTGAGCGCCTCGCCCATGGCCCGCCGCCCGCCGCCACGGCGTGCGCGCGGCAGCCAGGTGACCGTCATGCGCGGCGGCGCGACGACGGTGCCGATGTCCTCCGCGCTCGGCACTTCGATGAACACTCGTCCGGCCGTGCACAACGGCAGGGCCGCCAGGAGTACCTCCACCTCGACCAGCGAACGCTCGTCGGCGGTGATGAGGTGCTGCACCTGACGTCGCTGGGACGCCCGACGCGCGGCGCGGGTGCCGACGAAGGTCTCGAGCGTGCTCATGATGCCCCATCATACCATCTATGAAGGGTTGCCTAACCTTCCTTCGAGGCCTCGCCGGGTACCCAGGGGCTGCACCGAATGCTCAGACCAGCAGAGCATCGCGCAGGGCCGCGAGCTCGGCGTCCGTCAGCCCCGAGGTCTCCAGATACCCGGCGGCCGACCCGAAGCGCTCATCGATGTCATCCAGCAGCGCGGCCATCACCGCGGCGGGCGACGCCGTGGCCACCTGGATCGCGTTGTGCGGGTTCGCCGAGATCGCCCGCAGGTACCGCTCGATGGACCGCTTGCGCGAGGCCGACAGCTGGGACTGGGTCAGCGCGTAGTCCGCGATCACGGCGTCCCTGTCGGCGCCGACCGCACTGAGGGCGAGGGCCACCGTCACCCCGGTGCGATCCTTGCCGAGCGTGCAGTGCACGAGTGTCGGTTCTCCCCTCGCGATCACCCGGATCGCCTCGACGAACCGCTCGCCGGATTCATCGACGAGGTGCCGGTACATGGCGGCGAGATCCATGCCCTGTGCGAGGAAGGAGTCCGCCGAGCCGAGGAACAGCGGCACCCGCGTCGTGTCGACGGCGGTCAGGTCGGACGGCGCGGAGCGCACCTCGGCATCATCGCGCAGATCGACGATGTGCCGTACGAGCCCGCTCAGGACGGACCGTCCCTCCGCCGTCACCCCGGACAGATGCCCCGAACGCAGCAGCGCACCCGAGCGCACGCGCGTGTCTCCGGCAGGAATGCCGCCGACATCTCGCAGGTTGTTCACACCGGGAACGCTGAGGACGGGCATCCTTCCACCATAGGACGAGAAGCTCGATCCCACCCCGCGCACGAGCTGCACCACAATAACAATAGAAGTCCTTTCTTATTGATCATTCTGACCACCGCAGACCCTTCCAACATGGACGATCTGACTCCAGATTTCTCCGTCACCGTCAACCGATAGCAGAATATGGCCGTGACCCAAGACAGCAGCGAGTTCCGCTACCTGCCCGCGCAGGCCGCCGGACTCGGCACGGATGTCCCCTCGACGCGCCGCGTGACGACCTCCCTGCCCGACGGGCGCACCCTCAGCGCCCTCCGTTTCGGGTCCGCGAAGCCCGAGGTCACCCTGCTGCACGGGGCGGGGCTCAACGCCCACACGTGGGACACCGTGAACCTCCTGCTGGGACGGCCGTCGCTGGCCATCGACCTCGCCGGACACGGCGACTCCTCCTGGCGGCCGGACCTCGACTACTCCCCCGCGTCCCTGGCACCCGACGTCGCCCTCGCGATCGCGCAGCAGACGTCGGGGCCGCAGGTGCTCATCGGTCATTCCCTCGGCGGCCTGACCGCAGCGGTCGTCGCCGCCCGGCACCCCGAACTCGTCCGGGAGCTCATCCTCGTCGACATCGTCCCCGGTCTGGACACTGACGCGGCGCCATCGATCCTGCGCGAGTTCTACCAGGTCACCGACTTCGCCTCACGCGACGAGGCCGTCGACCGCGCCGAGCGCTTCGGGTTCGGCGGCTCCCGAGAGGACACCGAGCGAGGCGTCTTCTTCAACACCCGCGTGCGCGAGGACGGTCGCGTGGAGTGGAAGCACCACTTCGCACAGGTCATCGGCCGCACCTTCGACGCCCTGAACACCGACAGCCGCGCCTCGACCGCCGCGGATGACCCGTGGGCGGCCCTCGCCGCCGTCACCGCACCGGTCACCCTCCTCCGCGGCACCCGCGGCTTCCTGCAGGAGTCCGACGTCGCGGAGTTCTCCCGACGGCTGCCCGACGCCGTCGTGCGCACCGTCGACGCCGGGCACAACGTGCAGGAGACCGACCCGGCATCCATCGCCGACGCCGCCTCCGAAGCACTGAATCGTCCCACCCGCTGACCAGCGGCTCCTCACAGCACCCTCCGAGAGGACACACCTTGTCACCGTTCCGCAGCATCCGCAGACCCGTCCAGCTGGCCGCCATCGGCGTCCTCGCCGTCGGTGCGCTCGTCCTCACCGCCTGCGGCGGTGCCACACCCCAGGACACCCCCACCACGACGACCGGGGCAGCCGACCCGAACGCCGAGCTGACCGTGGGTCTCGTCCTGGAGCCGACGAACCTGGACATCCGCCACACCAGTGGCGCGGCGCTGGAGCAGATCCTCGTCGACAACATCTACGAGGGGCTCGTCACCCGCACGCAGGACAACACCATCGAGGACCGCCTCGCGGCATCCCACGAGATCTCCGACGACGGGCTCACCTACACCTTCACGCTCAACGAGGGCGTCACCTTCCACGACGGCAGCGCACTGACGGCCGCCGACGTGGTGTCGTCGTATGAGACCGTGCGGACGGATGCCGCGGTGCAGGGGAACGCGCAGTTCGCCGGTGTGACCGAGATCAGCGCCCCCGACGACCTGACCGTGCAGATCACCCTCGCCGAGCCCGACCAGAACTTCCTGTTCACCCTCACCGGGCCGGCAGGACTCGTCTTCAAGACCGACGACGGCACCGATCTGAAGACGGCCGAGAACGGCACGGGTCCGTTCGTCCTCCAGCGCTGGATGAAGGGCAGCTCCATCACCTTCGACCGCTACGACGACTACTGGGGCGAGAAGGCCGGTCTCGCAGAGGTGACCTTCCAGTACATCCCCGATTTCACCGCCGGAGTCAACGCCGCCCTGGACGGCAGCGTCGACGTGCTCACCGCCGTCGACCCGAACCTCGTGTCCCAGCTGGAGGACACCGGCGAGTTCACCATCACCACCGGCCGCACGACGGACAAGGCCACACTCGCCTTCAACAACGCCAGGGCTCCGCTCAGCGACAAGCGGGTGCGCGAGGCCCTGCGCCTGGCCATCGACCATGACGCCCTCGTCGAGGCCGTCGGCGCCGGTCAGACCCTGTACGGCCCGATCCCCGAGCTCGACCCCGGCTATGAGGACCTCTCCGAGCTCGTCCCCTACGACCCTGACAGGGCGAAGGAGCTGCTCGAGGAGGCCGGTCAGTCCGAGCTGGAGCTGACCCTCACGATCCCGTCGATCTACGGCACGACGGTCGCCCAGGTGCTCGTCTCGGACTTCGCAAAGGTGGGAGTCTCCCTCGAGGTCGATCGCGTCGAGTTCGCCACCTGGCTCGAGGACGTGTACACCAACCACGACTACGAGCTCAGCTTCGTGCTGCACGTGGAGCCCCGCGACTTCAACAACTGGGCCGACCCCGACTACTACTTCGGCTACGACGACAGCGAGGTGCAGAACCTGTACGCCAGGGCCCGGGCCGAACGCGACCCCGACGCATCGGCCGACCTGCTGAAGAAGGCGGCTCGCATCGTCTCCGAGGACCACGCCGCGGACTGGCTGTACAACGGCGCCACGCTGACGGCGCTGAGCCCCGGCATCACGGGATTCCCGGAGGACTCGATCAACTCGCGCATCGACCTCGCCGGCGTCACCAGGACCGCCGGCTGACCTGTGCTCCGATACGCGCTCACACGAGGAGTCCTGCTGATCGTGGGATTGCTCGTGTCGAGCGTGATCATCTTCTTCACGCTTCGGGTTCTCCCCGGCGACGTCGCGCAACTCGTCGCCGGCACGCAGGCCGGGCCCGAGCAGGTCGAGGCGATCCGGAAATCGCTCGGTCTCGACCGTCCGCTGCCCGCGCAGTACGCCGACTGGGTCGGCGGGCTCTTCCACGGGGACCTGGGCACCTCGCAGCTCAGTGGCGCGTCGGTCGGAGCGGAGCTGTGGGAGAAGGCCAGGGTCACCGGTCCCCTCGCGCTCATGTCCATGCTCATCGCCATGCTCATCGCGGCGCCGTTCGGCGTGCTGTCGGCCGTGCTGCGCGGCAGGTCGACCGGCACCGCGATGAGCGTGGCGGCACAGACCGTCGCAGCCGTGCCGGTGATCTGGGCCGGGATGATGCTCGTGGTCGTCTTCGCGCACTGGCTGGGGTGGCTCCCCGCCCAGGGATTCCCCCGCGCGGGATGGTCGACGCCGGCGGCCGCGTTCGAGTCGTTGCTGCTGCCGGCCCTGACGATCGGCATCGTCGAGGGCGCGATGCTCATGCGGTTCGTGCGCAGCGCCACCCTGCAGGCCGCCGGTCAGGACTTCGTGCGCACCGCGGCGGCGAAGGGCCTCACCCGCAGACAGGCGCTGATCCGCCACGGCATCCCCGCCGTCGGCCTCTCGATCGTCACGGTGCTCGGTGTGCAGGTGGCGGGAATCATCGTCGGATCGGTGGTCATCGAGCAGCTGTTCACCCTGCCGGGAATCGGGCGGATGCTCGTCGTCGACGTCGGCACCAGGGATCTCGTGAAAGTGCAGAGCGAGCTGCTGGTGCTCACCGGCTTCGTGCTCGTGATCGGCTTCCTCGTCGACCTCGTGCACCACATCGTCGACCCGCGTCAGCGAGCGGAGGCGGAATGATGCCCCGCTGGCTGCGCACCCTGCTGTCGACCCGGACCGGTCTGTTCGGTGTCGCCGTGGTCGCGCTAATCGTGCTGACCGCCCTCGTGTCGCTGCTGTGGACTCCGTTCGATCCCATGATCTCCGATGTCCGCGGACGCTGGGCCGCACCGAGCTGGCCGCATCTGCTGGGCACCGACGGCACGGGCCGTGACATCCTCAGTCTGCTCATGGCGGGGGCGCGCACCACGGTGTTCGTCGCCGTGGGGTCCGCAGTGGTGGCCACCGTCGTCGGCATCGCCCTGGCAGCCCTGGGCGCTCTCACGGCGCGGTGGCTGCGCGAGACCGTGGCCGTGCTCGTGGACATCCTCATCGCCTTCCCGGTGCTCCTGATCGCCATGATGATCTCGGCGGTCTGGGGCGGCTCGCTGTGGGTGGTCGTCTTCGCCGTCGGCATCGGATTCGGGGTGAGCATGGCCCGCGTCACCCGCCCCGAGCTGCGGCGCGTCCAGCAGAGCGATTTCGTCGTCGCCGGCCGCGCCGCGGGCCTGAGCACGGGGCAGAACCTCCTCCGGCATCTGCTGCCCAACATCGCGCCGGTGTTCATCGTCCAGCTGTCGTGGTCGATGGCCGTCGCCGTGCTGGCCGAGGCCGGACTGTCCTACCTCGGCTTCGGTGCAACGCTCACGGAGGCGTCCTGGGGGACGCTGCTGGCCGATCTGCAGCGCTACATCGGCGTGCACCCGTTGACCGTGGTGTGGCCGGGCCTGGCCATCACCGTCACGGTCCTGGGGCTGAACCTGCTCGGCGATGCGCTGCGCGAGGCCACCGATCCGACGCTGTCACGGGACGCGGACCGACTCCACGAGCCGGTGGTGATCGCGTGAGCCTCGAGGTGCGCGACCTCGTCATCGAGATCGGCGGCCGGACCCTCGTGGACGGCGTCTCGTTCGCCGTCGCCGACGGTCAGCGCTTCGGCCTGATCGGCGAATCGGGATCGGGCAAGTCCCTCACCGCCCTCGCCGTGATGGGGCTGCTCCCCGAGGAGGCCACCGCGCACGGCAGCATCCGCTGGAACGGCGTCGAGCTGATCGGAATGCCGGACCGGGAGCTGGCACGGCTGCGCGGCGACGACATCGGAATGGTCTTCCAGGAGCCGCGCACGGCGCTGAACCCCATCCGCACCGTGGGCAGGCAGATCGCCGAGTCGATCCGCATCCACGAGCGCATCGGACGGCGCGCGGCACGGGTGCGCGCCATCGCCGAAGCCGCCCGCGTGCACCTGCCCGAACCGGAGTCCATCGTCGACCGCTATCCGCATCAGCTCTCCGGCGGCCAGCGCCAGAGAGCGGCCATCGCGATGGCGCTGGCCTGCCGTCCGGACCTGCTGATCGCCGACGAGCCGACCACTGCGCTGGATGTGACCATCCAGGCGGAGGTGCTGCGCCTGCTGCACGCGCTCGTGCAGGAGCAGGGCATGTCGCTGGTGTTCATCACCCACGACCTCGCCGTGCTCTCCCAGATCGCCACTCATGCCGCGGTGCTCGAGCACGGCCGGGTGGTCGAGCAGGGTGCCGTCGGCACGCTGCTGAGCACGCCGTCCTCCCCCGTGACCCGTGCGCTGCTGCGGGACGCGACGGCCACGCTGTGGCGGCCGGACGGCGACGGGAACGGGGGCGCGTCATGAGTCTCATCGAAGCGTCCGGTCTCAGCCGCGCCTTCCCCCTGCCCCGCCGCACGATGTTCGAGCGCCCGCGCACGGCGCCGGCCCTGCACCCCACCGATCTGACGATCGAGGAGGGCGCATCCGTGGGCGTCATCGGCGAGTCGGGCTCCGGGAAGTCGACTCTCGTGCGACTCCTGCTGGGACTGGACCGGCCGACCGCGGGCGTGGTGCGCATCGACGGCAGGGAGGTGGATGCGACGGCATCCGCCCGTTCGCTGCACTGGCTGCGCAGGTGGACCGGTCTGGTGTTCCAGGACCCGTACGCCTCGCTTGATCCGCGCATGACCGCCGGCCAGAGCATCGCAGAGCCGCTGTGGGCGCTGGGCGTTCCGGGAGACCATCGTGCGCGTGTGCGCGAGGTCCTCGAGCAAGTCGGGCTGGATGCCGAGATGGCGGACCGCCACCCGCACGAGTTCTCCGGCGGGCAGCGCCAGAGGATCGCCATCGCGCGCGCCATCGCGCACCGTCCGCGCATCCTCGTCGGCGACGAGCCACTGTCCGCGCTGGATGTCACGGCCCGGGCCCAGGTCCTCGAACTCCTGGAGCGTCTGCGGCACGAGGAGGGGCTCACGCTCATCATGGTGTCGCACGACATCGGCGTGGTGCAGAACCTCGCGGACACCGTGCTGGTCATGAAGGACGGCCGCATCGTCGAACGCGGTCGGACGGATGCCGTGCTGCGGCATCCGTCCGAGGACTACACCAGGGCGCTGCTGGCCGCGATCCCGGTCATCCCGGAGCCGTGACCGCTCCGACCCCGCCGGTCACTCCTCGTCGGCACCGCGATAGCGTGCGTACGGCATGGGATTCCACACCCGAGCCGCCAGCGCATCGTCGGTGAGGTCCGCCGGGATCTCGGCCAGCAGCCGGCGCGCGGCGGCGAGCTCGCGCTCGGCCTCCTCCCGATCCTGGTACATGAACTCGTCCGACGCGGTCTCGTCCGCCTGCGCGTGCTTCTGCTCGAGTTCGGCGACCAGCTGCTCCTGCCTGCTGCGCAGGCCCGCCCTGGCCTCCTCGCGCCACGACGGCTGCAGCGAGCGGGTGCGGTCGAGGACCTCGCTGTACTCGTCGTAGACGTCCTGATAGATCAGACCGGTGTGCTCGCGGACGTCCCGGATCACCGTCTCGAGGTCCGCGTAGGTGAGATCCTCCACTTTCAGCGGCACCTCCCTGGGCTGGCCACCGAGCCTGGTGTACTCGAGGTAGAACGGGAACATGCTCTTGATGACCTTGCCGACCGGCGTGATCGTGGCCCGGCCGTCCTCGCCGAGCCCCTTCGGCTGGACTCCCTGGATCGCGGCGAGCGCGGACTCGGGCCGGACGACCTCCTTGGGCGGCATGAAGCCGTAACGCAGCAGTTCGCGGATGCCCGTGCCGGAGATGTTCAGGCGGTAGCGCACGTCGTCGGATGCCATGGTGCGCTCGGTGGCGTGCACGGCCGCGCGCGCGTCGTAGAACACCTCGTGGAACAGGCGCACGTCGATGCCCAGCTCGTCGGCGCTGTACTCGTCGAACACGGAGTGGCTGGCGTACTTGTCGTAGTAGTCGCCGATGCCGGCGTGGTCGCGGCCGATCAGCGCGTGCGTGCAGCCGTAGTTCTTCATGATGAGCGCGTGCAGGATGGCCTCGCGCGGCCCGGCGAAGATGTACGTCACGCGCAGCGGCGAGAGGATGGAGCGCTCGGCCGGGTAGTACTGGTCCATCACGTTCCGGTAGCCGCGGATGCGGTACTCGTGCCGCACATACTCCCGCTTGGCCATCTCCACCAGGGGCTGCAGGAAGATGCCGTCGACCTCTTCCAGCGCGTTGCGGTGGATGTACTCGTGACCGCGGTGCAGCGGGTTCGCGCCGGTGATGAAGCCCGCCACCGACCGAAAGCCCTTCTCCTCGTAGAACAGCCTCCAGGTGTCCTTCGGCTCGCGTCGGAGCGCCTCGAACGGACCCCAGTCGACGCGCTTGAGCAGATGCAGCGTCCCGCCCAGGGCCACCTCCCCCATGCGCCGGTAGATCGAGTCGACGCCCGGGTGGTTGCGGTCGGTCGTGCCGAACAGCTTGCGGGCGCGGAACTCGCGGTCGTAGGAGAAGATGTCCTCGATGGCGAGAATGGCCACCGGGTCGTCGTCACTGTCGGTCAGGGCGACCTCGTCGCCCACGGAAAGCCCGGCGATGACCTCGGCGTTGACCTTCCCCGTGGGAGCGAAACTGAGCGGCACGGGCCAGACCACTCCGCCGGCCAGCCGGCCGTGCTCGAGCACCGACAGGTAGTCGGCCTCGTTCATGAAGCCCCGGGCGGGCGAGAGCACCCCGGTGGCGATCATCTCGATGGTGATGATCGCCTCCAGATCCACACGGATGCCGGGCAGTGCGCGAGCGCGCTGCGTCTCGGCGTCCCTGCGGTCGGCGGGGACGACCTGGTCGACGAGTGTGCCGCCGTGCGGCGTCTGCGGGTAGCGGGAGAAATCCAGTGTCATGGCGAAGGGACGTCCTCGTCTTCTCGTCGTGGCATGCCCGCGAAGCGCGCAGCAGTCGTCGGGCAACGGTGTTCCGCGTTACTTTAGCCGCAAATCGCGGCGAACTCACAACCGGACGGATCGACGGGCGAAACGGTCCGACAACCGGTGCCGGACGGTCCGATGACCGGGGCGAACCGGCCCTGCGTCAGGGCCGGGGGGCTTCAGGCCTCACCCTCCACCCGCCAGTCGACGGGGTCCGCCCCCAGCCGCGCCAACAGCGCGTTGGTGCGGGAGAACGGCCGCGATCCGAAGAACCCGCGTGAGGCCGACAGCGGCGACGGATGCGCGGATTCGACCACGGGCACACCCTCCAGCAGCGGCTTCAGGCGTCGGGCGTCCGCGCCCCACAGGATCGCCACCAGCGGCTCGCGCCGTGCCACGAGGGCGCGGATGGCCAGCTCGGTGACCTTCTC from Microbacterium soli includes:
- a CDS encoding PspA/IM30 family protein; translated protein: MAKESIFGRISTLVRANINALLDQAEDPQKMIDQLVRDYTNNIADAESAIAETIGNLRLLERDHEEDVQSAKEWGNKALAASRKADELRAAGSTADADKFDSLAKIALQRQISSEREARAAEPQIAAQTEIVDKLKGGLNGMKDKLGQLKTKRSELLARAKVAEAQTKVQDAISSINVLDPTSELGRFEDKIRRQEALAQGKAEIAASSLDAQFESLEDLGELTEVEARLAELKAGRPQAAIEAE
- a CDS encoding arginase family protein, whose protein sequence is MTRFLIVPQWQGSPASRAMLLVDGATAITGDLPRRDTTVVDVPLEAGESLDTGVHRLSSLLRVRELIAAQLGGDASTVPAAHTVMVGGDCSITPFALSAIDTSDLAVLWCDAHPDLNDPRSSPSGAFSGMALTAILGGGEPQLALRPGIPAERVVLLGARNIDDGERARLAALTSLTVEDAQHPDAVAATIRATGASRIWVHVDVDVIDPAELEGVSDAVPFGVGAADLAATIRRVREDIPLAGATIAGFAPRSPADAVQDMGAILRLIGAVA
- a CDS encoding Fe-S oxidoreductase, which gives rise to MRPQWQLEAQRVLERGRRFDRRIPSFLLRSPISRIGYWWGTSVGWVWGSLWSTGPVQRRAGLWIFRGLPAWAFARGGVCVGGCYLTGDTDPSDAVLRHEAVHRQQWLRYGFLMPLLYLFAGRDPMRNRFEIEAGLEDGGYVRRPTGGSQRTGRP
- a CDS encoding SIP domain-containing protein, whose product is MSTLETFVGTRAARRASQRRQVQHLITADERSLVEVEVLLAALPLCTAGRVFIEVPSAEDIGTVVAPPRMTVTWLPRARRGGGRRAMGEALTRAAAAWADEMLCDGSDAVAGTEVTLLGGYLSTADIIEHLTESCGVDPIAIHAPERYGLPVR
- a CDS encoding tyrosine-protein phosphatase, whose protein sequence is MPVLSVPGVNNLRDVGGIPAGDTRVRSGALLRSGHLSGVTAEGRSVLSGLVRHIVDLRDDAEVRSAPSDLTAVDTTRVPLFLGSADSFLAQGMDLAAMYRHLVDESGERFVEAIRVIARGEPTLVHCTLGKDRTGVTVALALSAVGADRDAVIADYALTQSQLSASRKRSIERYLRAISANPHNAIQVATASPAAVMAALLDDIDERFGSAAGYLETSGLTDAELAALRDALLV
- a CDS encoding alpha/beta hydrolase, with protein sequence MAVTQDSSEFRYLPAQAAGLGTDVPSTRRVTTSLPDGRTLSALRFGSAKPEVTLLHGAGLNAHTWDTVNLLLGRPSLAIDLAGHGDSSWRPDLDYSPASLAPDVALAIAQQTSGPQVLIGHSLGGLTAAVVAARHPELVRELILVDIVPGLDTDAAPSILREFYQVTDFASRDEAVDRAERFGFGGSREDTERGVFFNTRVREDGRVEWKHHFAQVIGRTFDALNTDSRASTAADDPWAALAAVTAPVTLLRGTRGFLQESDVAEFSRRLPDAVVRTVDAGHNVQETDPASIADAASEALNRPTR
- a CDS encoding ABC transporter substrate-binding protein — protein: MSPFRSIRRPVQLAAIGVLAVGALVLTACGGATPQDTPTTTTGAADPNAELTVGLVLEPTNLDIRHTSGAALEQILVDNIYEGLVTRTQDNTIEDRLAASHEISDDGLTYTFTLNEGVTFHDGSALTAADVVSSYETVRTDAAVQGNAQFAGVTEISAPDDLTVQITLAEPDQNFLFTLTGPAGLVFKTDDGTDLKTAENGTGPFVLQRWMKGSSITFDRYDDYWGEKAGLAEVTFQYIPDFTAGVNAALDGSVDVLTAVDPNLVSQLEDTGEFTITTGRTTDKATLAFNNARAPLSDKRVREALRLAIDHDALVEAVGAGQTLYGPIPELDPGYEDLSELVPYDPDRAKELLEEAGQSELELTLTIPSIYGTTVAQVLVSDFAKVGVSLEVDRVEFATWLEDVYTNHDYELSFVLHVEPRDFNNWADPDYYFGYDDSEVQNLYARARAERDPDASADLLKKAARIVSEDHAADWLYNGATLTALSPGITGFPEDSINSRIDLAGVTRTAG
- a CDS encoding ABC transporter permease, whose product is MLRYALTRGVLLIVGLLVSSVIIFFTLRVLPGDVAQLVAGTQAGPEQVEAIRKSLGLDRPLPAQYADWVGGLFHGDLGTSQLSGASVGAELWEKARVTGPLALMSMLIAMLIAAPFGVLSAVLRGRSTGTAMSVAAQTVAAVPVIWAGMMLVVVFAHWLGWLPAQGFPRAGWSTPAAAFESLLLPALTIGIVEGAMLMRFVRSATLQAAGQDFVRTAAAKGLTRRQALIRHGIPAVGLSIVTVLGVQVAGIIVGSVVIEQLFTLPGIGRMLVVDVGTRDLVKVQSELLVLTGFVLVIGFLVDLVHHIVDPRQRAEAE
- a CDS encoding ABC transporter permease, producing the protein MMPRWLRTLLSTRTGLFGVAVVALIVLTALVSLLWTPFDPMISDVRGRWAAPSWPHLLGTDGTGRDILSLLMAGARTTVFVAVGSAVVATVVGIALAALGALTARWLRETVAVLVDILIAFPVLLIAMMISAVWGGSLWVVVFAVGIGFGVSMARVTRPELRRVQQSDFVVAGRAAGLSTGQNLLRHLLPNIAPVFIVQLSWSMAVAVLAEAGLSYLGFGATLTEASWGTLLADLQRYIGVHPLTVVWPGLAITVTVLGLNLLGDALREATDPTLSRDADRLHEPVVIA
- a CDS encoding ABC transporter ATP-binding protein — encoded protein: MSLEVRDLVIEIGGRTLVDGVSFAVADGQRFGLIGESGSGKSLTALAVMGLLPEEATAHGSIRWNGVELIGMPDRELARLRGDDIGMVFQEPRTALNPIRTVGRQIAESIRIHERIGRRAARVRAIAEAARVHLPEPESIVDRYPHQLSGGQRQRAAIAMALACRPDLLIADEPTTALDVTIQAEVLRLLHALVQEQGMSLVFITHDLAVLSQIATHAAVLEHGRVVEQGAVGTLLSTPSSPVTRALLRDATATLWRPDGDGNGGAS
- a CDS encoding ABC transporter ATP-binding protein, which encodes MSLIEASGLSRAFPLPRRTMFERPRTAPALHPTDLTIEEGASVGVIGESGSGKSTLVRLLLGLDRPTAGVVRIDGREVDATASARSLHWLRRWTGLVFQDPYASLDPRMTAGQSIAEPLWALGVPGDHRARVREVLEQVGLDAEMADRHPHEFSGGQRQRIAIARAIAHRPRILVGDEPLSALDVTARAQVLELLERLRHEEGLTLIMVSHDIGVVQNLADTVLVMKDGRIVERGRTDAVLRHPSEDYTRALLAAIPVIPEP